ATAGCCGCCGCCGATGACAACGAGTTTTTTCGGAACTTCTTTCAGGTCAAGTGCCCCTGTTGAACTCAGTACACGGTCTGAGAATTTGAATGACGGAATTTCAACTGGCCGTGAACCCGTTGCAATGATGGCATTTTTGAATTTATACGTCTGTGAATTCTTCTCATCCATCACTTTCACTGTGTTCTCATCCACGAAATAGGCTTCTCCGTTCACGATCTCCACTTTATTGCCTTTGAGGAGCTGCTCAACGCCGCCCGTCAGCTTTTTCACAACGCCGTTCTTGAACTCCTGCGCTTTTTCAAAGTTGATCGACACTTCTTTTGCGACGATTCCCATGTCATCTGAATCCTGGGCATGCGCAAAGCGGTGTCCGACTGAGATCAATGCTTTTGAAGGGATACAGCCGACGTTCAGGCAGACACCTCCGATGTATTCTTTTTCTACAATCGTTACTTTCTGACCGGTTTGTGCAGCACGGATGGCTGCAACATAACCGCCAGGGCCTGAGCCAATGACGAGCGTATCTGTTTCGATTGGGAAATCTCCTACTACCATAAGTTTACGCCTCCATTAATAAAAGTTCTGGTTCGCTGAGCAATCGTTTAATGTGATTCAGTGCATGCTGGGCAGTTGCTCCATCGATCATGCGGTGATCGAAGCTCAATGATAATGCTAACACAGGAGCAGCTGCAACTTCACCATTTTTAATAACCGGTTTTTCGGCAATGCGACCTACGCCGAGAATTGCCACTTCCGGATGGTTGATGACCGGTGTGAACCACTGGCCGCCGGCTGAACCAATATTCGTAATCGATGTTGATGCACCTTTCATTTCACCTGGTGCCAATTTTCCGGACCGAGCTTTTTCCGCCAATTCATTGATTTCGCTGGAAATCGAGAATACTGACTTACGGTCCGCATTTTTCACCACCGGCACGAGCAAGCCACGTTCTGTATCCGCTGCGATTCCGATATTGTAATAATGCTTGTGGATAATTTCCTCTGTCGCATCATCATACGAGACGTTCAGTGACGGGAACTCACGCAGTGTGCTGACGAGCGCTTTGACGATATATGGCAAGTACGTGAGTTTGATGTCTCTCTCTGCGGCCACAGCCTTGAATTTCTTGCGGTGGGCCACCAGTTCCGTTACATCGACTTCGTCCATCAGTGTAACGTGAGGAGCCGTGTGTTTTGAATTGACCATCGCTTTGGCGATCGCTTTTCGGATGTTCGAAATCTTCTCGCGTGTTTCCGGGAATTCACCTTCCGGAACCTGCGGTGCTTTCGCTGCAGGTGCTGCCTGCTCCTGAGCTGCTGCCGGAGCGGCTTCCTGTGGCTGAGCTGCCGGCTGCTGTCCGCCTTCTTTGAATCCATCGATATCTTCTTTCAGTACGCGGCCGTTATTGCCTGAACCGGCCACCGAACGGATATCGACGCCTTGTTCACGTGCGTATTTCCGCACGGATGGCATTGCGATCACGCGCCGGTTCGGATCCGCTTCTGCGGCTTGAGGTTGCGCTCCCGCACCGGTGGATCCTTCTGATCCCTGCGGCTCCGCTTCGTCCTTCGCCTGATCTTTATCGATGTCCTGTCCCTGTTCCATTGAACCGGACTGAGCAAGCTCTTCGGTTCTTTCCTGACCAGCATCGCCAGCCTGCTTTTCATCGGAACCTTTCTCGCCCGCATGCTCGCCCTTGAACTGAATATCTTCAGCATCCGGTGCATCGATTCGAATAAGCACGTCGCCGACGACTGCCACAGTCCCTTCTTCCACAAGCACTTCTTCAATTGTCCCTGCAACAGGAGATGGAATTTCCACTACTGCTTTATCGTTCTGTACTTCACATAAAATGTCGTCTTCTTCGATGGTGTCACCGGCTTTGACAAACCACTTGACGATTTCGCCTTCGTGAATGCCTTCACCGATGTCCGGTAAACGGAATTCAAATGCCATCTCTTTCACCCTTCCTGTTGTTTACTGACTTAAAAATTCAATACTTTTTTCGCTGTTTCTACTATATCCTTTGCGTTCGGCAGCCAAACCGCTTCAGCTTGAGAGAACGGGAATACTGTATCAGGCGCAGTCACACGCAATACCGGCGCTTCAAGGCTCAGGATGGCACGGTCATTAATTTCGGCGACAACATTCGCTGCTACTCCGCCTTGTTTCTGCGCTTCCTGCACGACAATTGCACGATTTGTTTTTTCAACGGATGCGATGATTGTATCGATATCAAGCGGCTGGATTGTACGGAGATCCACCACTTCCACTGAATGGCCTTCTTTTTCCAACTCTTCAGCTGCTTTAATGCTTTCCTGTACCATCGCACCATACGCAATGATCGACAGGTCCGTTCCTTCCCGCTTCACGTCCGCTTTTCCGAGAGGAATCGTGTACTCCTCTTCCGGGACTTCCTGAC
Above is a genomic segment from Planococcus lenghuensis containing:
- a CDS encoding dihydrolipoamide acetyltransferase family protein, which produces MAFEFRLPDIGEGIHEGEIVKWFVKAGDTIEEDDILCEVQNDKAVVEIPSPVAGTIEEVLVEEGTVAVVGDVLIRIDAPDAEDIQFKGEHAGEKGSDEKQAGDAGQERTEELAQSGSMEQGQDIDKDQAKDEAEPQGSEGSTGAGAQPQAAEADPNRRVIAMPSVRKYAREQGVDIRSVAGSGNNGRVLKEDIDGFKEGGQQPAAQPQEAAPAAAQEQAAPAAKAPQVPEGEFPETREKISNIRKAIAKAMVNSKHTAPHVTLMDEVDVTELVAHRKKFKAVAAERDIKLTYLPYIVKALVSTLREFPSLNVSYDDATEEIIHKHYYNIGIAADTERGLLVPVVKNADRKSVFSISSEINELAEKARSGKLAPGEMKGASTSITNIGSAGGQWFTPVINHPEVAILGVGRIAEKPVIKNGEVAAAPVLALSLSFDHRMIDGATAQHALNHIKRLLSEPELLLMEA